One genomic segment of Mauremys mutica isolate MM-2020 ecotype Southern chromosome 10, ASM2049712v1, whole genome shotgun sequence includes these proteins:
- the LOC123378824 gene encoding gamma-crystallin 2-like, whose amino-acid sequence MAKIIFYEDKNFQGRSYESTSDCPDLQVQLSHCNSIRVESGCFMLYEQPNYMGQQYFLNKGEYSDFQQWMALNDSVKSCHVIASQKGSKIKIYEREALRGQMMECVGDSSEVHDCFQYHNVSSCNVLERHWQSHSTDGSSACWNPGSTGDSPSGEP is encoded by the exons ATGGCAAAG ATCATCTTCTATGAGGACAAGAACTTCCAGGGGCGCTCCTATGAAAGCACCAGTGACTGTCCTGACCTTCAGGTCCAGTTGAGCCACTGTAACTCCATCCGGGTAGAAAGTGGCTGCTTCATGCTCTATGAACAACCCAATTACATGGGACAGCAGTACTTCCTCAACAAGGGTGAATATTCTGACTTCCAGCAATGGATGGCCCTCAATGATTCCGTCAAGTCCTGCCATGTTATTGCATCG CAGAAAGGCTCCAAGATAAAGATTTATGAGAGAGAAGCTCTAAGGGGACAAATGATGGAGTGTGTAGGAGATAGCAGCGAAGTCCACGATTGCTTCCAATACCACAACGTCAGCTCCTGTAACGTACTCgagaggcactggcagagccaCAGCACAGATGGCAGTAGCGCGTGCTGGAACCCGGGAAGTACAGGCGACTCACCGAGCGGGGAGCCCTGA